In Erigeron canadensis isolate Cc75 chromosome 6, C_canadensis_v1, whole genome shotgun sequence, the following are encoded in one genomic region:
- the LOC122605974 gene encoding uncharacterized protein LOC122605974 translates to MSDWGPVFVAVVLFILLTPGLLIQIPGRNRMVEFGNFQTSGVSILVHSVIYFALICIFLLAVGIHMYLG, encoded by the coding sequence ATGTCTGATTGGGGACCGGTATTTGTGGCAGTGGTTCTATTCATATTGTTAACACCGGGATTGCTGATTCAGATACCGGGGCGCAATAGGATGGTGGAATTTGGTAATTTCCAGACAAGTGGTGTTTCTATTTTGGTTCATTCTGTTATTTATTTTGCTCTTATATGTATCTTTTTGCTTGCGGTTGGGATACATATGTATCTTGGTTAA
- the LOC122605197 gene encoding nuclear transport factor 2B-like, which yields MDPEGVSKAFVEHYYSTFDTNRSALSNLYQEPSMLTFEGQKVQGSQNIVNKLTSLPFQQCKHSITTVDCQPSGPAAGMLVFVSGNLQLAGEQHALKFSQMFHLMPTPQGSFYVYNDIFRLNYA from the exons aTGGATCCAGAGGGTGTATCAAAAGCATTCGTTGAACATTACTATTCAACCTTTGATACAAATCGATCAGCTTTATCAAACTTATACCAAGAACCTTCTATGTTGACTTTTGAAGGTCAAAAGGTTCAAGGCTCACAAAACATTGTTAACAAACTCACTTCACTTCCTTTCCAGCAATGCAAACATAGTATTACAACTGTTGACTGTCAGCCTTCTGGTCCTGCGGCTGGTATGCTTGTTTTTGTTAGTGGTAATCTTCAACTTGCTGGTGAACAACACGCGCTTAAATTCAGTCAg ATGTTCCATCTGATGCCGACTCCACAAGGAAGCTTTTATGTTTACAATGACATATTCCGCTTGAATTATGCTTGA
- the LOC122604767 gene encoding MADS-box transcription factor 18-like — translation MTGILTRYQSFKKRGLLTLGIVQEKLPSEHRDVYNADELTGIIHRQLKEENMNMLDATALDQLEHDLDTALQHIKMRKTQLKMEMVKALQDKNMQLKNENDSMIQAINAARINDKSDDSSDAEQPQLPVRVIW, via the exons ATGACTGGGATTCTAACCCGTTACCAAAGCTTTAAGAAGAGGGGGCTATTAACCCTTGGAATTGTCCAAGAG AAACTTCCTTCAGAACACAGGGATGTCTATAATGCTGATGAGCTGACAGGAATTATCCATCG GCAACTTAAAGAGGAAAACATGAACATGCTAGATGCTACTGCTCTCGATCAGCTGGAACATGATTTGGATACCGCTCTCCAACATATCAAAATGAGAAAG ACACAGCTAAAAATGGAAATGGTGAAGGCCCTGCAAGATAAG AATATGCAGCTAAAGAACGAGAACGATTCAATGATACAGGCG ATAAATGCAGCAAGGataaatgataaaagtgacGACTCTAGTGACGCTGAACAGCCACAACTTCCAGTGAGGGTCATCTGGTGA
- the LOC122605887 gene encoding uncharacterized protein LOC122605887, with the protein MHTDWGPAAVAVVMFILLSPGLLFQLPARTRVIEFGNMYTSGISILVHAVLYFCIYTILVVAIGIHIRT; encoded by the coding sequence ATGCATACAGATTGGGGACCTGCAGCTGTAGCAGTggttatgtttatattattgtCCCCTGGGCTGCTATTTCAACTACCCGCAAGGACAAGAGTAATAGAATTTGGGAATATGTACACTAGTGGCATATCGATCCTAGTTCATGCGGTTTTGTACTTTTGTATTTACACCATCTTGGTTGTAGCTATTGGTATTCACATTCGTACGTGA
- the LOC122603914 gene encoding uncharacterized protein LOC122603914 — translation MRNHQHNDQNHDLYNLYYLMINLLTSPPLPIPFPTVISGPTSVVTSSSASSSATSPLRPPQVSPPGFAAIFIGISFAMMMFGSVIFVIGFLLMPLVVGLVMLFYLAGIVSNLTYLVGLVLCPTTNLVSAWRLS, via the exons atgagAAATCACCAACATAATGACCAAAATCATGACCTCTACAACCTTTACTATCTAATGATCAACCTACTTACTTCACCACCGCTTCCAATCCCATTTCCGACAGTTATCTCTGGGCCCACTAGTGTAGTAACATCATCATCAGCCTCGTCATCAGCCACGTCACCATTACGGCCGCCACAAGTATCCCCACCTGGGTTTGCGGCAATATTTATAGGGATATCATTTGCAATGATGATGTTTGGATCAGTAATATTTGTGATAGGTTTTTTGTTGATGCCTTTGGTTGTGGGTTTGGTAATGTTGTTTTATTTGGCTGGTATTGTTTCTAACTTGACATATTTGGTTGGCCTTGTTCTTTGTCCCACCACCAACCTTGTTTCAG CGTGGAGACTATCATGA
- the LOC122606151 gene encoding uncharacterized protein LOC122606151 has product MHNHWSWGMLLLMALYLPLITQPSKAKELRPSDHGLKADPPQATPPQMSSFFGNATQPLPEAAKNDSDPSWTAQPVGGSNNVRKVLIVSSLVCGIAGVGLLVVAGFLFLRRTRRN; this is encoded by the coding sequence aTGCACAATCATTGGAGCTGGGGGATGCTGCTGCTAATGGCACTCTACTTACCGCTAATCACACAACCATCAAAGGCTAAGGAACTCAGGCCATCAGATCATGGACTAAAGGCGGACCCACCACAAGCAACCCCACCTCAAATGTCATCATTCTTTGGCAACGCCACACAGCCATTGCCAGAGGCCGCCAAAAACGACAGCGATCCGTCGTGGACTGCCCAGCCTGTTGGTGGTTCAAATAATGTTAGGAAAGTGTTGATTGTTTCTAGCTTGGTTTGTGGCATTGCTGGCGTTGGTTTATTGGTTGTAGCTGGCTTTCTGTTCTTACGTCGAACTAGAAGAAATTAA
- the LOC122603915 gene encoding uncharacterized protein LOC122603915 → MADWAPVIIGVLLFVLLSPGLLFQLPSKGRAVEFNNMQTSGVSICVHTIIFFGLITILLIAVGISITIG, encoded by the coding sequence atggCAGATTGGGCACCGGTTATAATAGGCGTGTTGCTGTTTGTGCTGCTAAGTCCTGGTTTGTTGTTTCAGCTTCCGAGTAAGGGACGTGCGGTTGAGTTCAACAATATGCAGACTAGCGGCGTTTCCATCTGCGTCCACACAATAATCTTTTTCGGACTCATCACCATCTTGCTCATTGCAGTTGGTATTAGCATCACCATAGGGTAG